One genomic region from Candidatus Chlorobium masyuteum encodes:
- a CDS encoding autotransporter outer membrane beta-barrel domain-containing protein, with protein MCEAPVIRSVLHLLLLLTFAGLPLPSRAAEWGALTQPIGTRNTPFLVDPALLNAAYAADKGPWALTTSVTSITTTTPQFFIRFYNPSASSNASGQEGSWVMRISSVRGLSAQKIRDLFALPNTPSMMTLGLSVTGESFYTGIAGPIEGWGDGGGQQSQANGGPYTIFFNAQPVMDAALSYQSVADTDNGRKIGAYLDSSIPAAYSDMETVYNTLDVLCNPASRDLFNSALGTLTAQRFDNLASSAHYAVELQNQATDDRIDRFVVNNATPGFWIKAARSFQHSPDSGYDGDINAMILGFDRKSSDRTLSGISLAWMHGTVYWADNGGQAVADYYRAEAYSAVLIDRAFLQGEVSVGSVAEETSRNIAIGTLYLPSLHGPLLSPLSGIARTANADYKGWNADIGLRAGVLVNAGMLNIRPSFGFGWLYQSRNSFTETGAESLNLTVAAAHAATLHGRADVRFERAILLDGQKTITPYVVIGWAFAKRLDAQEVTASMNGRSDFFTTSAAIGTTQMFTGRAGIETALSREFFISAEGFRQAQSGNRQSGFAVAMNYLF; from the coding sequence ATGTGTGAGGCTCCTGTGATTCGCTCTGTGTTGCATCTTTTGCTCCTGTTGACGTTTGCGGGGCTGCCTCTACCTTCCCGTGCGGCAGAGTGGGGAGCCCTTACACAACCGATTGGAACCCGAAACACCCCTTTTCTTGTCGACCCGGCACTGCTCAATGCCGCTTACGCTGCAGACAAAGGGCCCTGGGCACTGACCACCAGCGTGACCAGCATTACAACAACGACGCCCCAGTTTTTTATCCGTTTTTATAATCCTTCAGCTTCATCAAACGCTTCCGGTCAGGAGGGAAGCTGGGTGATGCGCATCAGCTCTGTTCGCGGCTTGAGTGCTCAAAAAATCCGCGATCTCTTTGCCCTGCCGAACACACCCTCCATGATGACGCTTGGTTTATCCGTCACCGGCGAATCATTCTATACCGGCATTGCCGGTCCGATTGAGGGATGGGGAGATGGCGGCGGCCAGCAATCACAGGCAAACGGCGGCCCCTATACCATTTTTTTTAATGCGCAACCGGTGATGGATGCGGCGCTCTCCTACCAGAGCGTGGCAGATACCGATAATGGTCGTAAAATTGGAGCTTACCTTGACTCGTCTATACCTGCGGCATACTCTGATATGGAAACGGTTTACAATACGCTCGACGTGCTCTGTAATCCCGCGAGTCGCGACCTGTTCAACAGCGCACTTGGTACGCTTACGGCTCAACGCTTTGATAACCTTGCCTCCTCGGCACACTATGCTGTGGAGCTGCAAAATCAAGCCACAGACGACCGTATCGACCGATTTGTAGTGAACAATGCAACGCCCGGTTTCTGGATAAAAGCCGCAAGGAGTTTTCAGCACTCGCCCGACTCGGGATATGACGGCGATATCAATGCGATGATTCTCGGTTTCGACAGAAAGAGTTCCGATCGTACGCTGTCAGGGATCTCGCTTGCATGGATGCATGGTACCGTTTACTGGGCTGACAACGGCGGGCAGGCGGTTGCGGACTATTACCGGGCAGAGGCCTATTCGGCAGTGCTTATCGACCGGGCATTTCTGCAGGGGGAGGTGAGTGTGGGTTCAGTGGCGGAAGAGACATCGCGAAATATCGCTATCGGTACCCTCTATCTGCCCTCTTTGCATGGACCCCTGCTCTCTCCGCTCAGCGGCATAGCAAGAACAGCAAATGCTGATTATAAAGGATGGAATGCGGATATCGGCTTGCGTGCAGGTGTTCTGGTTAATGCCGGTATGCTGAACATCCGCCCCTCTTTCGGTTTCGGGTGGCTTTATCAGTCAAGAAACAGTTTTACTGAAACCGGAGCCGAAAGTCTGAACCTGACTGTCGCAGCCGCTCATGCCGCGACCCTGCATGGCAGGGCGGATGTGCGCTTTGAAAGAGCGATCCTGCTGGATGGACAGAAAACAATTACCCCCTATGTCGTAATCGGTTGGGCCTTTGCCAAACGTCTTGATGCACAGGAGGTTACCGCCTCCATGAACGGCAGGAGTGACTTTTTTACAACATCGGCAGCTATCGGAACCACTCAAATGTTTACGGGCAGGGCAGGTATTGAAACAGCGCTCTCCAGGGAGTTTTTTATTTCCGCAGAGGGATTTCGTCAGGCGCAGTCGGGTAACCGGCAATCAGGTTTCGCTGTTGCAATGAATTACCTGTTTTGA